In Paenibacillus sp. FSL M7-0420, a single genomic region encodes these proteins:
- a CDS encoding sensor histidine kinase: MKRAGRFQLLHRSLLFRYLLIIVAALLFVPVVIPLTIALYSIFGGLTHTSPPGEYKQYSSVDTLEMMWHEEARKLLDQSPADITRRLSALSEAYPLSRIFWVDHAGITQLVTEPSGPPLLQTGEAPAVPGRWSAAEAVSFMKDSAALKPLAIVAFIGDRAEAAEGFMVMQIPEDITESKYAAGLDKWYTMAMLVFFLLFITSSWLFFIMIRRRLLRLQTAMAFTGQEGLPQIVPPGKPDEIGHLEEAFNTMVTELKAGRAREAEEEALRKRLVADLSHDLRTPLTVIRSHLHVLGKEPLSPHGQSSLELMDQRIESLGILIENLLSYNLLNSGRIALTLERRDVLRLVRESAAAWYPVWEKEGYRIDIDLEAAPLYWEIDDSWFRRVLDNLFQNILRHARSGLYVGILTEIREGNRVIIISDHGGGLAQSTDSAGAGLGLSIVDLLLKRMDLEWSMESTAKGTEVVIWKRDA; encoded by the coding sequence GTGAAGAGGGCAGGGCGTTTCCAGCTGCTGCACCGTTCGCTGCTTTTTCGCTATCTGCTCATTATCGTAGCTGCACTGCTGTTCGTGCCGGTTGTTATTCCGCTGACGATTGCTCTGTACAGTATCTTCGGGGGGCTTACGCATACAAGTCCACCCGGGGAGTATAAGCAGTATTCCAGTGTGGATACGCTGGAGATGATGTGGCATGAGGAAGCCCGCAAGCTCCTTGACCAGTCCCCTGCGGATATCACCCGGCGGCTGTCGGCCTTAAGCGAAGCCTACCCGCTGTCGAGAATATTCTGGGTCGATCATGCGGGCATAACACAGCTGGTGACAGAGCCCTCAGGACCGCCGCTGCTCCAGACGGGAGAGGCTCCGGCTGTTCCCGGCCGGTGGAGCGCCGCTGAAGCGGTATCCTTCATGAAGGACAGTGCGGCACTGAAGCCGCTGGCGATTGTCGCATTTATAGGAGACCGGGCAGAGGCCGCCGAGGGCTTCATGGTTATGCAGATTCCTGAGGATATTACGGAGAGCAAGTACGCGGCAGGATTGGATAAATGGTATACGATGGCGATGCTGGTGTTCTTCCTTCTGTTCATCACCAGCTCCTGGCTCTTCTTCATCATGATCCGCAGAAGGCTGCTGCGGCTGCAGACCGCTATGGCGTTCACCGGGCAGGAGGGCTTGCCGCAGATTGTTCCGCCGGGGAAGCCGGATGAGATCGGGCATCTGGAGGAAGCATTCAATACCATGGTGACGGAGCTTAAGGCAGGCCGTGCCAGAGAGGCGGAAGAAGAGGCGCTGCGCAAGCGGCTGGTAGCCGATCTGTCGCATGATCTGCGGACTCCGCTGACCGTCATTCGCAGCCACCTCCATGTACTGGGCAAGGAGCCGTTGTCACCGCACGGCCAGTCCTCCCTTGAGCTGATGGATCAGCGGATCGAGAGCCTGGGCATCCTGATTGAGAACCTGCTGTCCTACAATCTGCTGAACAGCGGACGCATCGCGCTGACTCTGGAACGCCGGGATGTGCTGAGACTGGTACGGGAGAGCGCCGCCGCCTGGTATCCCGTCTGGGAGAAGGAGGGGTACCGGATCGATATTGATCTGGAGGCCGCGCCGCTGTACTGGGAGATCGATGACAGCTGGTTCCGCAGAGTGCTGGATAATTTGTTTCAGAACATTCTGCGTCATGCGCGCAGCGGATTATATGTAGGCATTCTTACGGAGATCCGTGAGGGCAACCGGGTGATTATCATCTCCGATCACGGCGGCGGCCTTGCGCAGAGCACGGATTCCGCCGGAGCAGGTCTGGGACTGTCCATTGTCGACTTGCTGTTGAAGCGGATGGACCTGGAGTGGAGCATGGAGAGTACAGCGAAGGGTACCGAGGTTGTGATCTGGAAGCGGGACGCCTGA
- a CDS encoding ABC transporter ATP-binding protein, with protein sequence MKDTVIETRNLLKEYRGRAAVKNLNLNITKGEIYGFLGPNGAGKTTTIRMLLGLIKPTSGSIEIFGKELRANRMQILRKVGSLVESPSYYGHLSAWDNLEAIRRILGVPKVRIAEVLEIVALTGEEKRPVKGFSLGMKQRLGIAAALLGSPELLILDEPTNGLDPSGIQEIRSLIKRLPGEQGITVLVSSHLLSEIEQMAGTVGIIREGQMVYQDTISHLQQQAAGYLRLALSEPETALMTAVRRGCGGELQEGRLVLPRMSDARVSLLVKELVEEGHAIYRVEEHRQSLEEFFLQVVGGEEL encoded by the coding sequence ATGAAGGATACAGTGATAGAGACAAGAAATCTGCTTAAGGAATACCGCGGCCGTGCGGCAGTGAAGAACCTGAATCTCAATATTACAAAAGGGGAAATCTACGGCTTCCTCGGACCGAACGGTGCCGGCAAGACAACAACCATCCGCATGCTGCTCGGCCTGATCAAGCCGACCTCCGGCAGCATTGAAATCTTCGGCAAGGAGCTGCGTGCGAACCGGATGCAGATTCTGCGCAAGGTAGGCTCGCTGGTGGAATCGCCGTCCTACTACGGGCATCTGAGTGCATGGGACAACCTGGAGGCGATCCGCCGCATTCTGGGGGTGCCCAAGGTGCGTATTGCCGAGGTGCTGGAGATCGTAGCGCTTACCGGGGAGGAGAAGCGGCCGGTCAAGGGCTTCTCGCTGGGCATGAAGCAGCGGCTGGGGATTGCAGCAGCTCTGCTGGGCAGCCCGGAGCTGCTGATTCTCGATGAGCCGACCAACGGGCTGGACCCGTCAGGCATACAGGAGATCCGGTCCCTGATCAAGCGGCTGCCTGGAGAGCAAGGCATTACAGTGCTGGTATCCAGCCATCTGCTGAGCGAGATTGAGCAAATGGCCGGTACGGTCGGCATTATCCGCGAGGGGCAGATGGTCTACCAGGATACCATTTCCCATCTCCAGCAGCAGGCGGCCGGCTATCTGCGCCTGGCGTTATCCGAGCCGGAGACTGCGCTGATGACGGCGGTGCGGCGCGGCTGCGGCGGCGAGCTGCAGGAGGGCCGGCTGGTCCTGCCCCGGATGAGTGATGCGAGAGTATCGCTGCTGGTCAAAGAACTGGTCGAGGAGGGCCATGCGATCTACAGGGTAGAAGAGCACAGGCAATCTCTGGAGGAATTCTTCCTGCAGGTGGTTGGGGGAGAGGAGCTATGA
- a CDS encoding ABC transporter permease has translation MMWRALSADWLKIRGKGIWFLAFLGPLGLIAMQGLNFGLRYDYLRGQYREDLWGGLLSEIVPFVPIALYLGGTLICSLIANVEHQTSSWKQLLALPVSRTAVFIAKLLLCLLLLIVSCLLLSAGTVVLGLLLGFGAQPIPLADILRMGFAAYAGAMPVIALQLWLSLSSRNQTLPVSLGLTLSLVSPFGVYFTEWVPLSWPALAWSDPRPWLFSGAGLLLGLLVLLPGAIHFARKDVD, from the coding sequence ATGATGTGGCGTGCGCTGTCGGCGGACTGGCTTAAGATCCGCGGCAAAGGTATATGGTTCCTCGCCTTCCTTGGCCCGCTGGGCCTCATCGCCATGCAGGGACTGAATTTCGGCCTCCGTTATGACTACCTTCGCGGGCAGTACCGGGAGGACCTGTGGGGTGGCCTGCTCAGTGAGATCGTGCCCTTCGTGCCGATTGCCCTATATCTGGGCGGTACACTGATCTGCTCTCTGATTGCGAATGTCGAACATCAGACCAGCTCATGGAAGCAGCTTCTGGCGCTGCCTGTCTCCCGTACGGCTGTGTTCATAGCGAAGCTGCTGCTCTGCCTGCTGCTGCTTATCGTGTCCTGCCTGCTGCTGTCGGCAGGAACTGTCGTCCTCGGGCTGCTGCTCGGCTTCGGCGCTCAGCCGATACCGCTTGCGGACATCCTGCGGATGGGCTTCGCCGCTTACGCTGGGGCCATGCCTGTCATTGCACTTCAGCTGTGGCTCTCTCTATCCAGCCGGAACCAGACACTTCCGGTATCGTTGGGATTGACACTCTCGCTGGTTAGCCCGTTCGGTGTGTACTTCACGGAATGGGTCCCGCTCTCCTGGCCGGCCTTGGCCTGGAGCGATCCGCGTCCTTGGCTGTTCAGCGGAGCCGGTCTGTTGCTTGGACTCCTGGTACTACTGCCGGGAGCCATACATTTCGCGCGAAAGGATGTGGACTGA
- a CDS encoding ABC transporter permease, translating into MRTFLRILSAEGMKIAGFRTWLLILLSPLVSLPIGALSDMQEDRVITWQVLLSTMSAVHALLFLPVLSGLFAALICRNEHSDGGWKQLLALPVTRTSVYFAKYALIVALLGAVQLLFLAGVLGVGWYRGAEGGVPWWLLLNSLFGGWFACLPLAALQLAISQGWSSFGAPLALNVCFTIPNILIANSSTYGPYYPWVQPTLAMSPFGEERFGAFNLPLESLMIVVAGSLLLFLGAGLIAFWRKAV; encoded by the coding sequence ATGCGGACTTTCCTGCGAATATTGTCTGCGGAGGGCATGAAGATAGCCGGATTCCGCACCTGGCTGTTAATTCTGCTCAGTCCGCTGGTCTCTCTGCCGATAGGCGCGCTTTCGGACATGCAAGAGGATAGGGTGATAACCTGGCAGGTTCTGCTGAGCACAATGTCAGCGGTACATGCGCTGCTGTTTCTTCCGGTACTCTCTGGGCTCTTCGCCGCTTTAATCTGCCGCAATGAGCATAGTGACGGCGGCTGGAAGCAGCTCCTGGCGCTTCCGGTTACACGGACCTCCGTATATTTTGCCAAATATGCATTAATTGTAGCGCTGCTGGGTGCGGTTCAGCTGCTGTTTCTTGCAGGGGTTCTGGGAGTGGGATGGTATCGGGGTGCAGAAGGGGGAGTTCCCTGGTGGCTTCTGCTGAACAGCCTGTTCGGAGGCTGGTTTGCCTGCCTGCCGCTGGCTGCACTGCAACTGGCGATATCTCAAGGCTGGAGCAGCTTCGGCGCCCCGCTTGCGCTGAATGTCTGCTTCACCATTCCTAACATACTGATTGCCAATTCTTCCACCTACGGTCCTTATTATCCATGGGTGCAGCCGACGCTGGCCATGTCCCCTTTCGGCGAAGAACGGTTCGGCGCCTTCAACCTGCCGCTGGAGAGCCTGATGATTGTCGTGGCGGGGAGCCTGCTTCTGTTCCTGGGTGCTGGCTTGATAGCCTTTTGGCGTAAGGCGGTATAA
- a CDS encoding ArsR/SmtB family transcription factor, whose protein sequence is MEPAALEECDNTCNGSELEPESMALILPDREITDKMAEMFKALGDPTRVRLIYALSQQELCVHDLSSILDMGQSAVSHQLRYLRNLRIVKRRKEGKTVYYSLNDAHVEQIFLQTHEHIRHE, encoded by the coding sequence ATGGAACCAGCGGCACTTGAAGAATGCGACAACACCTGTAATGGTTCCGAACTGGAACCGGAATCTATGGCCTTGATTCTGCCGGACCGTGAGATTACAGATAAGATGGCAGAAATGTTCAAGGCACTGGGTGATCCGACAAGAGTTCGGCTGATCTACGCGTTATCCCAGCAGGAGCTATGTGTGCATGACTTGTCCTCCATACTGGATATGGGACAGTCGGCAGTCTCCCATCAGCTCCGCTATCTGCGGAACCTGCGGATTGTGAAGCGCCGCAAGGAAGGCAAGACCGTATATTATTCGCTGAACGATGCACATGTGGAGCAGATCTTCCTGCAGACTCATGAGCATATCCGGCATGAATAG
- a CDS encoding cation diffusion facilitator family transporter — MNNSKMNNVRPSGQHQHAANSNRHGSEPPGHENAEHTHNDSHAHSHAGGHSHSHSHSHSHAPDNKKGLLIALIITGGIMFLEFFGGLLTGSLALLSDSGHMLSDTASLALSLVAMIIAVKPASSKNSYGFHRFEIMAALFNGVTLFVISGFIMYEAFQRFSAPPVVASGTMMLIASVGLLANLVSAWSLMRKSGAKDNINIRSAYLHVISDALGSVGALAAGLIMNLFSWYVADPIISVLVALLILRSAWGVIKQAFHILMEGTPLSVNADDVEKALLAIEGVQDVHDLHIWTITSGLDALSGHLLIKDGMNSEQVLQLALKMVEENFGIRHTTLQIENSTVKHDHLPV, encoded by the coding sequence ATGAACAATTCCAAAATGAACAACGTTAGACCTTCCGGGCAGCACCAGCATGCAGCAAATTCGAACAGACATGGATCGGAGCCCCCCGGTCATGAGAATGCAGAGCATACGCACAACGATTCACATGCTCATTCGCACGCTGGCGGGCATTCGCATTCCCACTCCCATTCACATTCCCATGCACCGGATAATAAGAAAGGCCTGCTGATCGCCTTAATCATCACAGGCGGTATTATGTTTCTTGAATTCTTCGGCGGCCTGCTCACCGGGAGCCTGGCTCTTTTGTCCGACTCGGGGCATATGCTCAGCGACACCGCTTCCCTTGCCCTTAGCCTTGTGGCCATGATTATCGCGGTGAAGCCGGCATCCTCCAAGAACTCTTACGGCTTCCACCGGTTTGAGATTATGGCGGCTTTGTTCAACGGGGTGACCCTGTTTGTAATCTCCGGATTCATTATGTATGAAGCTTTCCAGCGCTTCTCCGCCCCTCCGGTGGTAGCCAGCGGAACAATGATGCTGATTGCCAGTGTTGGACTGCTGGCCAATCTCGTTAGCGCATGGTCGCTGATGCGCAAAAGCGGGGCTAAAGACAACATCAATATCCGCAGCGCTTATCTGCATGTGATCAGCGATGCTCTCGGCTCCGTTGGAGCGCTGGCGGCCGGTCTGATTATGAACCTGTTCTCCTGGTATGTGGCAGACCCTATCATCAGTGTGCTGGTCGCCCTGCTCATCCTGCGCAGCGCCTGGGGTGTCATCAAGCAGGCCTTCCATATCCTTATGGAAGGAACTCCGCTTAGCGTGAATGCTGATGATGTCGAGAAGGCGCTACTGGCAATTGAAGGGGTTCAGGATGTGCATGACCTGCATATCTGGACCATCACCTCCGGCCTGGATGCTCTCAGCGGTCATCTGCTGATCAAGGACGGGATGAATTCGGAACAGGTACTGCAACTGGCACTTAAAATGGTGGAAGAGAATTTCGGCATCCGGCACACCACACTGCAGATTGAGAATTCCACTGTGAAGCACGATCACCTTCCGGTCTGA